TGGAAGTTTTGCGCGTTAATTATGATTCATCAGGGTCATTCCCTGTTGACGAACGCCACCTCCAGAATCAATCTAACCGTGAATTTTTTCAGTACGCAACGGGTTTGTCAGCTAACCAAGTAGGCATTTACTCCATTGATTTAGAAATGGAAAATAATACATTTTCTCAACCATTATCCCCTACTCTACGCTTTATCGTACCAATCACAGTTAAAGGTGATCGCTTGGGGTACTTCGTTGCTAACCTTAATCTCAATATCGTATCGACAACCCTTCATGCTCACCACCTTACAAATCGATACACTACCATTATCAATGGCGATGGTTACACTCTCCTTGGTGGCAAAAAAAGCACTGCATATGGACATTTAATTTCAGAAAGAGAAGGGGAAACTCTCAAAGTCACTCAACCTGAGTTGTGGTCCTTAATTCAATCAAATGAAAGCGGCAATTACTTTAACGGAAAACAGTGGACGACCTATTCTAAGATTTATTGTCCGTTTGATTTCTCTGACGACTCTCTTTATATGCTAGTGACCCATAAAAATGACGATTTTGTCTCAGCTTATAAGAACAATATCGAGGATTTTAAGTGGCAAGTCGCGGCTTTACTCTTTATTTTGGTTTTCATATCCATATCCTTTACCGTGTGGAATATAACCCACAAGAAAAACTGTCTTGACAGTAAAATAGCCAAGGCGGCAATGAATGGAATGTCCGCAGTCATCATTACTGACAAAAATAATCGTATAATTACTGTTAATCAAGAATTTACGAGAGTAAGTGGCTACACGTTAGATGAAGTAAAAGGTAAGAGCCCGTCACTGTTTAGCTCAGGGAATCACAACCAAGAGTTCTTTATTAATATGTGGCGTCATTTACAGACCGATGGTCAGTGGCAAGGAGAAGTCATCAATAAGCGTAAAGATGGAACCTTGATAACGGAGATTTTAAGAATTCAGGCCATT
Above is a window of Vibrio cortegadensis DNA encoding:
- a CDS encoding sensor domain-containing diguanylate cyclase codes for the protein MKALTFISKAIYQFILIFIALSIVPAIYVVKEYDNIYTKHAHEINKTSFNQLETISNDFSKLIKRLHASTKNMATSTVLLQALQEPNSTNIKVLHDVWALIADGQGYFSKLRFINSDGMEVLRVNYDSSGSFPVDERHLQNQSNREFFQYATGLSANQVGIYSIDLEMENNTFSQPLSPTLRFIVPITVKGDRLGYFVANLNLNIVSTTLHAHHLTNRYTTIINGDGYTLLGGKKSTAYGHLISEREGETLKVTQPELWSLIQSNESGNYFNGKQWTTYSKIYCPFDFSDDSLYMLVTHKNDDFVSAYKNNIEDFKWQVAALLFILVFISISFTVWNITHKKNCLDSKIAKAAMNGMSAVIITDKNNRIITVNQEFTRVSGYTLDEVKGKSPSLFSSGNHNQEFFINMWRHLQTDGQWQGEVINKRKDGTLITEILRIQAITGKNNVIKFYVASFVDITERKELENRLRTLSEKDPLAGCWNRRKFDLELKNECARVVRYPQQAKSCLGIIDIDHFKRVNDKLGHDEGDKVIKVVTEILQKECRETDFIARIGGEEFGVIMPHTTTSEAEIVMNRLRVAVFLHFEEKITISGGVTDIIESSERTYKCADIALYDAKSSGRNKIALFSSSEFDQIA